In one window of Zestosphaera sp. DNA:
- a CDS encoding MFS transporter produces SGEDYRLAFFVLAIPAAISLAFLLMAYTTYPKVRSVSSKKTEVGWNLGRKFNLFSVSLALMTAGYLAWSLVSYHMKEYGLVNDPEISLMYALAMGVDALVAFPIGYLYDKAGLKSLIMTPILAATIPVLLLTNTRTAVYLAAAVWGATMSIYETNMRAAIPDLVEPSRRALAYGTYGLIYGTAWMLGGVLAGAIYTLNPTYLIPYVLITELSSLIAMIYLLKSK; encoded by the coding sequence GTCAGGCGAGGACTACAGACTAGCTTTCTTCGTTCTAGCCATACCTGCCGCAATATCACTCGCGTTTTTGCTCATGGCCTACACCACATACCCTAAAGTAAGGAGCGTCAGTTCTAAGAAGACTGAAGTAGGTTGGAACTTAGGCAGAAAATTCAATCTCTTCTCAGTTTCACTAGCTCTCATGACCGCAGGCTACCTAGCTTGGTCTTTAGTATCTTACCACATGAAGGAATACGGGTTAGTTAACGACCCTGAGATTTCTCTGATGTACGCTCTGGCGATGGGGGTTGACGCGCTAGTAGCTTTCCCTATCGGCTACCTCTATGATAAGGCAGGACTGAAATCACTGATAATGACTCCTATATTAGCCGCCACTATCCCGGTACTCTTATTAACTAATACTAGGACTGCAGTATACTTAGCTGCTGCTGTTTGGGGGGCTACTATGTCGATATATGAAACGAACATGCGAGCTGCTATACCAGACCTCGTAGAACCTAGTAGGAGAGCTCTCGCTTACGGAACGTACGGACTCATTTACGGCACTGCCTGGATGTTAGGGGGTGTGTTAGCTGGAGCTATATACACGCTTAACCCAACCTACTTAATACCCTACGTACTAATTACTGAGCTGAGTTCACTCATAGCAATGATTTACTTACTGAAAAGCAAGTAA